ATCTTTGTGAAGAAGACTGCACTTACAAAAGAGAAACTGGatgtcagtcttttttttattttttttgtcagtttatttattatattatattttaattgACTAAAGATATGTTATTGTAACATGTtgttaataaaagttttaaatttgacaatgTTGTGTGATACACTGCTAACAAAGGTCAGATATTCTATTGCATTAAAGTCTAGCTTAAAAAATGATAAtctgtgctttaaaaagaatgaatgtaaaaatCGAGAATCGAATCGAACAGTGACCTTAGAATCGAAAATGAAATCGAATCGAGGATTTGGAGAATCGTGACACCCCTAGTCCTCAACTCTCCACAGCCCTGAATTTAAACACCGGCTCCCCACAAGGCTGTGTGCTAAGTCCTCTGCTGTACACACTGTACTCGTAAGACTGTTTCAGCACACACCCAAACAATGTAGTCATcatgtttgctgatgacacaactGTGGTGGTGCTTCTCTCTGGCGGTGATGAGACGGCATACAGGAATGAGATCCAGAGGGTGTTGGGGTGGTGTGCAGACAACAATTTGGTCCTAAACACCTCAAAAACAAGAGAAGTgatcgtggacttcaggaggaagaAGTCAGATCTGCAGCCCATTGTCATTAATGGGGAGGGTGTGAAGAGAGTGCAGAGCTTCAAGTACCTTGGTGTGCACATTGATGAAGACCTTCGATGGAGCTCAAACACTACAGAGGGAATGAAAAAGACCCAACAGCGTCTTCACTTCCTGAGGATCCTCAGGAGGGTCAACCTGAAAAGGGAGCTGCTGGTTGCCTTCTACCGTTGCTCCATTGAGTGTGTACTAACTTACTGCATCTCCGTGTGGTTTTCAAGCTGCACCATGGCACGCAAGAAGGTTCTACAGAGGGTCATAAACACTGCCCAAAAGATCATTGGCTACCCTCTTCCCTCACTGAAGGACCTCTACAGCACCCGCTGTCTTGGGAGGGCACACAACATCACGAAAGACTGAACACACCCAGGACATCAGGTGTTTAAATGGTTGCCCTCTGGAAAAAGACTGAGGGTGCTGAGGTCACGGACTAACAGACTCAGAGTCAGTTTTTACAACAGAGCAATAGCCctaatgaacacacacatggtTGAGTTTCTCTGGGAGAATGAGGAATGTATATTCTGTACATACACCTGGTGTGCGTATTATTGaggttttttatgttgttttcttctttctctttacaCCAATGTGGGACAGTTTGCAATTTCGTTGTACTGTTGTACCAAGTGTgactgtacaatgacaataaagcttaATCTTATCTTATTTCTTCTTGCTTTTATGATTTGTTTAATAGGTTGCTCAAATTTTCTGTACTCAACCTTAATGAGTCAaaggaaagttgttttttttaaaatcatcctTCCTCTTAGAATTCAAAAACTTACTTTCCACCCGGGCTTTTACATGAGCCTGCAGTTCACCTCAATAgaaaacagaaatcaaaatCTCATAGACCTCCAAATATCAAGTAGGTCTTTTAATAATATGCGTTTTGCAAAAACAGGATCTAACAGTCAACTATTCATAAAACAGAGAGAAGgctcttgttttcatttctgtttgataacagtGTACTTGTCATAGCAGAGGCCTGATGGGTACTCTGACATCCAGAACCCTGAAAAGAAGCATAAAGAAGTGCTTGGAGGtccacattcatttatttagtcACCCCCTTGCAAATACGCCAGATGCTCAACAGGAAGCAAATAAATGAAGTGTGAGGCTTTCTATCAGCTTTTCAATCTTGACTTTGCATGAACGGCTGATTTGACcaaggagagaaaaaacatcCTTTGTGTTGAATTCCACGTTTTTTAGGTGAAGACGAGTTGAACAAGTAGAATATTGACTCTTAAAAAGCCCACTCCCATCaagattgtgttttttgctgtttttaacatgttattgtagcattttttcatgacagaggacatatttaaagagaattaagcccaaaattgcatgtctgagtttttcttttttttaaatcattatgaatcagaagcagacagaaaagccatttgaaaaagcttgtagttgtgatgtagaagtTATAATAAGCGGGCCATAAGGTGCCtcctgcatccacttgcagacaaatagattcacgtacgtatttgttttctttcacatttcttCTGGATAAACGTTGACTGCATAAACAGCAACAGTGAATTGGTTGAAGGTCACAATGCCTAAAAATACTAACCTGAAAAACGATTTTGAATAAAGTCAAATTATTAGGAGAATAAAGCTAGAGTGAATCATagtgttgtatttttgtttatagtttttttgaAGAGGTAAACCACCCCAGATATGTAGCCATCCTCCTGTTCTGACACAGCTCTCTCCCAGTCCTTCACCTCTGTGATCTCCACACAACTCCAGAGGCCTTCTTtctccatctgctgcagctcacGCTCAAGCGCAGTTTTGTATTCCAAATTATCTGAGTTACTTCTTGTTGTCATGCAAATTAGGCCACCTAGTGGAAAGACAGATAAAGGCAGGTGTTGATTGTATTTCATGATTTGAGATAAAGTATGAGTAAGGGTGAACCTTCACCTGGTTTGGCGGCCTCACACAGGTCTCTGACCACAGCAACAGGAACCTGACCAAGGCTCAGTGCCCCCACGATCATAACCACATCAAAGAAACCTGCTGCACGggacaggaagaggaaaaaggTCAAGGTAAAAAAGGTGTAGTTCAGATTTTTCCCATGTATTACTAATATATTGTGATACATTtgtcgtttttatttattttattgttcagGAGGGACAGAGACGGAAAACAACTGCAACagaaaaactgttgaaaaaagTAACAAAGACACAAGGACACGTGATTTGATTACCCCACAGTGCAGGAAAGGGTTCCTCCCCTAGGAGGCACTGTTTCAAGTCCTGGTACAATCCGCTCTCCTTTGCCTCATTAAGCATGGCATCGCTTCCATCAACTCcaacaaaaagttcaaatccatgttttttcatctgccaaaacagacaaagacaaaaatagttttcaaaAATAAGTTGTGTTCTCCGCTCAAAGGTTTCAGATTTCACAGACCCTGAATGAATCACCTGTTTGGCCACCAGTCCGGTACCACAAGCCACATCCAATAAAGCAGCTGATTTTCGTGAACCACTAAAATGTGGCAGGACGCTGTCTGCAGCCAGAGTTGGTGCACGATAGTCCAGAACAGCTACATGCTGAAAAGAAAGgtattaaaaacaatgttaaagaGAATGCATGCCCTGTTTTACCCAAAGGCCTTGTTCTGATCCATACCTCCCTAATGTATTACTTGGTTAAACTTTAATTTTATATGAAAGCCTCTATAAAGagctaaacaaaacatttagggAAAAAACGGTATTTAAACGAGGGAAGATGCTTACTTATTATCATtatgacatttgaaaaaagtgaCATTAATTTATAATATATtaatttataatatatataatataatataatttataatttctttccactttcggcttctcccatcaggggtcgccacagcgaacaagtcgcatggcaaatttggcaatgttttacgccggatgcccttcctgacgcaaccttctcaaaccgggcttggaaccggcagaggtagaatATAATATAATTTATAATATTGTAGTTAATTTGAAAGACTAACTTCGTTGGAAGAAACCTTCTTTATGCTAACAAATGTGTTGCCTGAATTTTAGAAACTACagagctttttatttaaaaaaatccggCAAACATAGAAAACCCGTGGACTTTTCTGACCACCAGATGGCACTGTAATGCCACAGTTTTCTCTGTGGCTTCTGTATAATTTTTCATGTCATGGTAAAATGTGGATCTCCATGCTTTTACTGGATTAACTGTCGGTTAAGCAGCAGTTTATACGTGATTACATGAACAAGgcacaaatacagaaaaaaagttaagaaaaattatatatatatatatataaatacacaaaacacatatggcttggatgagcgaactcccacaatccctatatatatatatatatacatatatatatatagagatagctcatgaccataggtgagtattggaacaaagatcgaccggtaaattgagagctttgctttttggctcagctct
The DNA window shown above is from Oryzias latipes chromosome 14, ASM223467v1 and carries:
- the mettl27 gene encoding methyltransferase-like protein 27 isoform X3; the protein is MSVSTAKCEAMVLDRRKHVAVLDYRAPTLAADSVLPHFSGSRKSAALLDVACGTGLVAKQQMKKHGFELFVGVDGSDAMLNEAKESGLYQDLKQCLLGEEPFPALWGFFDVVMIVGALSLGQVPVAVVRDLCEAAKPGGLICMTTRSNSDNLEYKTALERELQQMEKEGLWSCVEITEVKDWERAVSEQEDGYISGVVYLFKKTINKNTTL
- the mettl27 gene encoding methyltransferase-like protein 27 isoform X7, whose amino-acid sequence is MSADPFENVKATILSAHESTTPREKVNFYNSWAKNYDQHVAVLDYRAPTLAADSVLPHFSGSRKSAALLDVACGTGLVAKQMKKHGFELFVGVDGSDAMLNEAKESGLYQDLKQCLLGEEPFPALWGFFDVVMIVGALSLGQVPVAVVRDLCEAAKPGGLICMTTRSNSDNLEYKTALERELQQMEKEGLWSCVEITEVKDWERAVSEQEDGYISGVVYLFKKTINKNTTL
- the mettl27 gene encoding methyltransferase-like protein 27 isoform X1, with translation MSVSTAKCEAMVLDRRKHVAVLDYRAPTLAADSVLPHFSGSRKSAALLDVACGTGLVAKQQMKKHGFELFVGVDGSDAMLNEAKESGLYQDLKQCLLGEEPFPALWAGFFDVVMIVGALSLGQVPVAVVRDLCEAAKPGGLICMTTRSNSDNLEYKTALERELQQMEKEGLWSCVEITEVKDWERAVSEQEDGYISGVVYLFKKTINKNTTL
- the mettl27 gene encoding methyltransferase-like protein 27 isoform X6, whose amino-acid sequence is MSADPFENVKATILSAHESTTPREKVNFYNSWAKNYDQHVAVLDYRAPTLAADSVLPHFSGSRKSAALLDVACGTGLVAKQMKKHGFELFVGVDGSDAMLNEAKESGLYQDLKQCLLGEEPFPALWAGFFDVVMIVGALSLGQVPVAVVRDLCEAAKPGGLICMTTRSNSDNLEYKTALERELQQMEKEGLWSCVEITEVKDWERAVSEQEDGYISGVVYLFKKTINKNTTL
- the mettl27 gene encoding methyltransferase-like protein 27 isoform X5, which codes for MSADPFENVKATILSAHESTTPREKVNFYNSWAKNYDQHVAVLDYRAPTLAADSVLPHFSGSRKSAALLDVACGTGLVAKQQMKKHGFELFVGVDGSDAMLNEAKESGLYQDLKQCLLGEEPFPALWAGFFDVVMIVGALSLGQVPVAVVRDLCEAAKPGGLICMTTRSNSDNLEYKTALERELQQMEKEGLWSCVEITEVKDWERAVSEQEDGYISGVVYLFKKTINKNTTL
- the mettl27 gene encoding methyltransferase-like protein 27 isoform X4; translation: MSVSTAKCEAMVLDRRKHVAVLDYRAPTLAADSVLPHFSGSRKSAALLDVACGTGLVAKQMKKHGFELFVGVDGSDAMLNEAKESGLYQDLKQCLLGEEPFPALWGFFDVVMIVGALSLGQVPVAVVRDLCEAAKPGGLICMTTRSNSDNLEYKTALERELQQMEKEGLWSCVEITEVKDWERAVSEQEDGYISGVVYLFKKTINKNTTL
- the mettl27 gene encoding methyltransferase-like protein 27 isoform X2, whose protein sequence is MSVSTAKCEAMVLDRRKHVAVLDYRAPTLAADSVLPHFSGSRKSAALLDVACGTGLVAKQMKKHGFELFVGVDGSDAMLNEAKESGLYQDLKQCLLGEEPFPALWAGFFDVVMIVGALSLGQVPVAVVRDLCEAAKPGGLICMTTRSNSDNLEYKTALERELQQMEKEGLWSCVEITEVKDWERAVSEQEDGYISGVVYLFKKTINKNTTL